A single genomic interval of Chrysemys picta bellii isolate R12L10 chromosome 8, ASM1138683v2, whole genome shotgun sequence harbors:
- the ZNF644 gene encoding zinc finger protein 644 isoform X3, with amino-acid sequence MGILSINVLNRQTSNMDDSKINTEITGAKEGLLDDSNFISEGKSGIPKPQESETSFQKNNILTLPEELSRDRSEKALSGGQKSLFIHTGAPTVSTENFILPKGTAVNGPVSHSTLTKTSIMNKGSVSLTTGQPVGHTDSCSTLPAVHDLQLPAKSTIQKSSQHQVLFLLPDVAQAKNLTHSIKNLPTSASVGCDTQKSIGNSVKSDSTLISQVEVCEDSKSLLVDDDCVNTLTGISSGTGGFRSGNDTNWDPQKEFIQFLMTNEETIEKSPVHCKVGLEKKRKRKMDVSKITRYTEDCFNDTDYIPSKSKLLNVDYLEQSEDLEVVEPQKYALTKVKPESTDEELEAVDAIQQLIYSPTNKCAEDTSPVHTSTFLSSTLKNKCEQNDSESPSTFSTDEPSFYPCTKCNVNFREKKHLHRHMMYHLDGNSHFRHLNVPRPYACRECGRTFRDRNSLLKHMIIHQERRQKLMEEIRELKELQDEGRSARLQCPQCVFGTNCPKTFVQHAKTHEKDKRYYCCEECNFMAVTENELECHRGIAHGAVVKCSIISSDMSQRKTQKKTSVKDPYIGSSKKSTTYMCKMCPFTTSARSILKKHMEYLHPTSCIDPFGSHLRLEKRKSSIIEEPLDFGSRTKQLIKQSSTFPKNSVLKQDVKRSFGSASQSSNFAKLHKRPRRIQKARKSVSQSAVSVCNQNSTNKTILIKNSIDQKPKYFHQAAKQKASVKTSSNYLYRHKYENYRMIKKSSDPYPLHFKKEESSSVSSLRLFSSSNSPHNNCFMMDSHNLDSKSPEGYKDRRRVAVKRVVKESKREGSVTGDDLDCYPDFLHKMTVVVLQKLNSAEKKDSYETEDESSWDNVELCDYTAQSMEDESYSDINQDHVNLFPLFKGKMEDQEAGDKSSLHYEQNDGFYFEYYEDAESSNFLHELHDPQNLENVGTALPKHNSVFHWTDLSLEKKSCPYCPATFETGVGLSNHVRGHLHRAGLSYEARHVVSPEQIATSDKMQHFKRTGTGTPVKRVRKAIEKSETSSEHTCQLCGGWFDTKIGLSNHVRGHLKRLGKTKWDAHKSPICVLNEMMQNEEKYEKILKALNSRRIIPRPFVAQKLASNDDFLSQNVIPLEAYRNGLKTEDISVSASEEEGLSFLNECDETKTVLHDEKKNQSLTLIELLKNKRLGEERNPDISPQKIHNQTARKRFVQKCVLPLNEDSPLMYQPQRMDLTMQSALDCKQKKSRSRSGSKKKMLPLPHSADEVYILRCRFCGLVFRGPLSVQEDWIKHLQRHIVNANLPRTGAGMVEVTSLFKKPASITETSFSLLMAEAAS; translated from the exons ATGGGCATTCTCAG tataaATGTGCTTAATAGACAGACCAGCAATATGGATGATTCAAAGATAAATACTGAGATTACTGGTGCTAAAGAAGGACTCCTAGATGACAGCAATTTCATCTCCGAGGGAAAAAGTGGCATTCCTAAACCACAAGAGAGTGAAAcatcatttcagaaaaacaatATATTGACTCTGCCGGAAGAGCTGTCAAGGGACAGATCCGAAAAAGCCTTAAGTGGAGGCCAGAAGTCTCTATTTATACATACTGGTGCTCCTACTGTTTCTACCGAAAACTTTATCTTGCCTAAAGGAACTGCTGTTAATGGACCAGTTTCACACTCCACCTTAACTAAAACTTCCATTATGAATAAAGGTAGTGTTTCATTAACCACTGGACAACCTGTGGGTCATACAGATTCCTGCTCAACTTTGCCAGCGGTACATGATCTCCAGCTGCCTGCAAAGAGTACAATACAGAAATCAAGTCAACACCAAGTGTTATTTTTGTTACCTGATGTAGCACAGGCTAAGAACCTGACTCATTCCATTAAAAATCTACCTACCTCTGCTTCAGTTGGTTGTGATACACAGAAATCAATAGGAAATAGTGTGAAATCAGATAGCACTTTAATAAGCCAAGTAGAAGTGTGTGAGGATAGCAAAAGTTTACTAGTAGACGATGATTGTGTCAATACATTAACAGGAATTTCCTCAGGTACAGGTGGTTTCAGATCAGGAAATGATACAAACTGGGATCCACAAAAAGAGTTTATACAGTTTCTTATGACAAATGAAGAAACAATAGAGAAGTCTCCAGTTCACTGTAAAGTAGGTctagagaaaaagagaaaaagaaaaatggatgTTAGCAAGATAACACGTTATACAGAGGACTGTTTTAATGATACAGATTATATTCCCAGTAAATCAAAATTACTAAATGTTGACTATTTAGAGCAGAGTGAGGATCTAGAAGTAGTAGAACCACAGAAATATGCATTAACAAAAGTGAAGCCTGAATCAACAGATGAGGAGTTAGAAGCTGTTGATGCTATCCAACAATTGATTTATAGTCCTACTAACAAATGTGCAGAAGATACTTCTCCAGTTCACACTAGCACTTTTCTTTCtagtactttaaaaaacaaatgtgaaCAGAATGATTCAGAATCACCATCTACTTTTAGTACTGATGAGCCATCATTTTATCCTTGTACAAAGTGCAATGTGAATTTTAGGGAGAAGAAACACCTGCATAGGCATATGATGTATCATTTGGATGGGAACAGTCACTTCCGTCATCTCAATGTTCCAAGGCCCTATGCATGTAGGGAATGTGGACGGACATTTCGAGATCGTAATTCACTTCTTAAGCACATGATAATTCACCAGGAAAGAAGGCAGAAACTGATGGAAGAAATCCGGGAGTTGAAAGAACTTCAGGATGAGGGTAGAAGTGCACGATTACAGTGTCCACAATGTGTATTTGGTACCAATTGTCCCAAAACGTTTGTGCAACATGCTAAAACCCATGAAAaggataaaagatattactgttGTGAAGAATGCAATTTCATGGCTGTGACAGAAAATGAACTGGAATGCCATAGAGGGATTGCTCATGGAGCAGTAGTGAAGTGTTCAATTATCAGTAGTGATATGTCCCAGagaaaaacacagaaaaagaCTTCAGTGAAAGATCCATATATAGGCTCATCAAAAAAGTCAACCACATATATGTGCAAAATGTGTCCATTTACTACATCAGCcagaagcattttaaaaaaacacatggAATACTTGCATCCAACATCGTGCATTGATCCATTTGGTAGCCATCTTAGATTAGAAAAAAGGAAAAGTAGCATAATTGAAGAACCTTTAGATTTTGGTAGCAGAACTAAACAGTTGATCAAACAATCATCTACATTTCCAAAGAATTCTGTTCTAAAGCAAGATGTAAAAAGATCGTTTGGCTCAGCTTCACAATCCAGTAACTTTGCGAAACTTCACAAGAGACCCCGCAGGATACAGAAGGCTCGGAAAAGTGTTTCACAGTCAGCTGTAAGTGTGTGCAATCAAAACTCTACAAACAAgactattttgattaaaaatagcaTTGACCAAAAACCTAAATATTTCCATCaagcagcaaaacaaaaagcTAGTGTCAAAACAAGCAGTAATTATTTATATAGGCACAAATATGAAAACTACAGGATGATTAAAAAATCTAGTGATCCTTatcctttacattttaaaaaggaagagtCCAGCTCTGTTAGTTCTTTACGTTTATTTTCATCATCAAATAGTCCCCATAATAATTGTTTTATGATGGATTCTCATAATCTTGATTCCAAAAGCCCAGAAGGCTATAAAGACCGTAGGCGTGTAGCTGTAAAAAGAGTGGTTAAAGAGTCTAAGAGGGAAGGCTCTGTTACAGGAGATGATTTGGATTGCTATCCAGATTTTCTACATAAAATGACTGTTGTTGTTTTACAGAAACTTAACTCTGCTGAAAAAAAAGACAGCTATGAAACGGAGGATGAAAGTTCATGGGATAATGTTGAACTATGTGATTACACTGCACAGTCTATGGAGGATGAATCTTACAGTGATATTAATCAGGATCATGTAAACCTATTCCCTTTATTCAAAGGTAAAATGGAGGATCAAGAAGCTGGTGATAAATCCTCTCTTCATTATGAGCAGAATGATGGTTTTTATTTTGAGTATTATGAAGATGCAGAGAGTAGTAACTTTCTGCATGAATTACATGATCCTCAAAATTTAGAAAACGTAGGAACAGCATTGCCAAAGCATAACTCAGTTTTCCATTGGACTGATTTATCACTTGAGAAGAAGTCCTGTCCATACTGTCCAGCAACATTTGAAACAGGAGTTGGATTGTCTAATCATGTCCGTGGGCATCTTCACAGAGCTGGATTAAGCTATGAAGCCCGCCATGTTGTTTCACCGGAGCAGATAGCGACAAGTGACAAAATGCAGCATTTCAAAAGAACTGGAACAGGAACCCCTGTTAAACGAGTTAGAAAAG ctaTTGAGAAATCTGAAACTTCTTCTGAACACACATGCCAGCTCTGTGGAGGTTGGTTTGATACGAAAATTGGATTGTCTAATCATGTGCGAGGACACCTGAAAAGGCTTGGCAAAACCAAGTGGGATGCACACAAGTCTCCAATCTGCGTTCTAAATGAGATGAtgcaaaatgaagaaaaatatgaaaaaatccTAAAGGCATTGAACAGTCGCCGTATTATTCCCAGACCATTTGTCGCTCAGAAACTTGCTTCAAATGATGACTTTTTATCTCAAAATGTTATACCTCTTGAAGCATACCGTAATGGCCTAAAGACTGAAGATATTTCAGTGTCTGCATCCGAGGAAGAAGGTCTGAGTTTCCTAAATGAATGTGATGAAACAAAAACAGTACTAcatgatgaaaaaaaaaatcagtcacttACACTGATAgaacttctgaaaaataaaaggttAGGAGAAGAAAGGAATCCTGATATCTCTCCTCAAAAGATCCATAATCAAACTGCAAGGAAGAGGTTTGTTCAGAAATGTGTTCTTCCATTAAATGAAGACAGTCCATTGATGTATCAGCCGCAAAGAATGGACTTGACTATGCAGTCAG
- the ZNF644 gene encoding zinc finger protein 644 isoform X4 — translation MDDSKINTEITGAKEGLLDDSNFISEGKSGIPKPQESETSFQKNNILTLPEELSRDRSEKALSGGQKSLFIHTGAPTVSTENFILPKGTAVNGPVSHSTLTKTSIMNKGSVSLTTGQPVGHTDSCSTLPAVHDLQLPAKSTIQKSSQHQVLFLLPDVAQAKNLTHSIKNLPTSASVGCDTQKSIGNSVKSDSTLISQVEVCEDSKSLLVDDDCVNTLTGISSGTGGFRSGNDTNWDPQKEFIQFLMTNEETIEKSPVHCKVGLEKKRKRKMDVSKITRYTEDCFNDTDYIPSKSKLLNVDYLEQSEDLEVVEPQKYALTKVKPESTDEELEAVDAIQQLIYSPTNKCAEDTSPVHTSTFLSSTLKNKCEQNDSESPSTFSTDEPSFYPCTKCNVNFREKKHLHRHMMYHLDGNSHFRHLNVPRPYACRECGRTFRDRNSLLKHMIIHQERRQKLMEEIRELKELQDEGRSARLQCPQCVFGTNCPKTFVQHAKTHEKDKRYYCCEECNFMAVTENELECHRGIAHGAVVKCSIISSDMSQRKTQKKTSVKDPYIGSSKKSTTYMCKMCPFTTSARSILKKHMEYLHPTSCIDPFGSHLRLEKRKSSIIEEPLDFGSRTKQLIKQSSTFPKNSVLKQDVKRSFGSASQSSNFAKLHKRPRRIQKARKSVSQSAVSVCNQNSTNKTILIKNSIDQKPKYFHQAAKQKASVKTSSNYLYRHKYENYRMIKKSSDPYPLHFKKEESSSVSSLRLFSSSNSPHNNCFMMDSHNLDSKSPEGYKDRRRVAVKRVVKESKREGSVTGDDLDCYPDFLHKMTVVVLQKLNSAEKKDSYETEDESSWDNVELCDYTAQSMEDESYSDINQDHVNLFPLFKGKMEDQEAGDKSSLHYEQNDGFYFEYYEDAESSNFLHELHDPQNLENVGTALPKHNSVFHWTDLSLEKKSCPYCPATFETGVGLSNHVRGHLHRAGLSYEARHVVSPEQIATSDKMQHFKRTGTGTPVKRVRKAIEKSETSSEHTCQLCGGWFDTKIGLSNHVRGHLKRLGKTKWDAHKSPICVLNEMMQNEEKYEKILKALNSRRIIPRPFVAQKLASNDDFLSQNVIPLEAYRNGLKTEDISVSASEEEGLSFLNECDETKTVLHDEKKNQSLTLIELLKNKRLGEERNPDISPQKIHNQTARKRFVQKCVLPLNEDSPLMYQPQRMDLTMQSALDCKQKKSRSRSGSKKKMLPLPHSADEVYILRCRFCGLVFRGPLSVQEDWIKHLQRHIVNANLPRTGAGMVEVTSLFKKPASITETSFSLLMAEAAS, via the exons ATGGATGATTCAAAGATAAATACTGAGATTACTGGTGCTAAAGAAGGACTCCTAGATGACAGCAATTTCATCTCCGAGGGAAAAAGTGGCATTCCTAAACCACAAGAGAGTGAAAcatcatttcagaaaaacaatATATTGACTCTGCCGGAAGAGCTGTCAAGGGACAGATCCGAAAAAGCCTTAAGTGGAGGCCAGAAGTCTCTATTTATACATACTGGTGCTCCTACTGTTTCTACCGAAAACTTTATCTTGCCTAAAGGAACTGCTGTTAATGGACCAGTTTCACACTCCACCTTAACTAAAACTTCCATTATGAATAAAGGTAGTGTTTCATTAACCACTGGACAACCTGTGGGTCATACAGATTCCTGCTCAACTTTGCCAGCGGTACATGATCTCCAGCTGCCTGCAAAGAGTACAATACAGAAATCAAGTCAACACCAAGTGTTATTTTTGTTACCTGATGTAGCACAGGCTAAGAACCTGACTCATTCCATTAAAAATCTACCTACCTCTGCTTCAGTTGGTTGTGATACACAGAAATCAATAGGAAATAGTGTGAAATCAGATAGCACTTTAATAAGCCAAGTAGAAGTGTGTGAGGATAGCAAAAGTTTACTAGTAGACGATGATTGTGTCAATACATTAACAGGAATTTCCTCAGGTACAGGTGGTTTCAGATCAGGAAATGATACAAACTGGGATCCACAAAAAGAGTTTATACAGTTTCTTATGACAAATGAAGAAACAATAGAGAAGTCTCCAGTTCACTGTAAAGTAGGTctagagaaaaagagaaaaagaaaaatggatgTTAGCAAGATAACACGTTATACAGAGGACTGTTTTAATGATACAGATTATATTCCCAGTAAATCAAAATTACTAAATGTTGACTATTTAGAGCAGAGTGAGGATCTAGAAGTAGTAGAACCACAGAAATATGCATTAACAAAAGTGAAGCCTGAATCAACAGATGAGGAGTTAGAAGCTGTTGATGCTATCCAACAATTGATTTATAGTCCTACTAACAAATGTGCAGAAGATACTTCTCCAGTTCACACTAGCACTTTTCTTTCtagtactttaaaaaacaaatgtgaaCAGAATGATTCAGAATCACCATCTACTTTTAGTACTGATGAGCCATCATTTTATCCTTGTACAAAGTGCAATGTGAATTTTAGGGAGAAGAAACACCTGCATAGGCATATGATGTATCATTTGGATGGGAACAGTCACTTCCGTCATCTCAATGTTCCAAGGCCCTATGCATGTAGGGAATGTGGACGGACATTTCGAGATCGTAATTCACTTCTTAAGCACATGATAATTCACCAGGAAAGAAGGCAGAAACTGATGGAAGAAATCCGGGAGTTGAAAGAACTTCAGGATGAGGGTAGAAGTGCACGATTACAGTGTCCACAATGTGTATTTGGTACCAATTGTCCCAAAACGTTTGTGCAACATGCTAAAACCCATGAAAaggataaaagatattactgttGTGAAGAATGCAATTTCATGGCTGTGACAGAAAATGAACTGGAATGCCATAGAGGGATTGCTCATGGAGCAGTAGTGAAGTGTTCAATTATCAGTAGTGATATGTCCCAGagaaaaacacagaaaaagaCTTCAGTGAAAGATCCATATATAGGCTCATCAAAAAAGTCAACCACATATATGTGCAAAATGTGTCCATTTACTACATCAGCcagaagcattttaaaaaaacacatggAATACTTGCATCCAACATCGTGCATTGATCCATTTGGTAGCCATCTTAGATTAGAAAAAAGGAAAAGTAGCATAATTGAAGAACCTTTAGATTTTGGTAGCAGAACTAAACAGTTGATCAAACAATCATCTACATTTCCAAAGAATTCTGTTCTAAAGCAAGATGTAAAAAGATCGTTTGGCTCAGCTTCACAATCCAGTAACTTTGCGAAACTTCACAAGAGACCCCGCAGGATACAGAAGGCTCGGAAAAGTGTTTCACAGTCAGCTGTAAGTGTGTGCAATCAAAACTCTACAAACAAgactattttgattaaaaatagcaTTGACCAAAAACCTAAATATTTCCATCaagcagcaaaacaaaaagcTAGTGTCAAAACAAGCAGTAATTATTTATATAGGCACAAATATGAAAACTACAGGATGATTAAAAAATCTAGTGATCCTTatcctttacattttaaaaaggaagagtCCAGCTCTGTTAGTTCTTTACGTTTATTTTCATCATCAAATAGTCCCCATAATAATTGTTTTATGATGGATTCTCATAATCTTGATTCCAAAAGCCCAGAAGGCTATAAAGACCGTAGGCGTGTAGCTGTAAAAAGAGTGGTTAAAGAGTCTAAGAGGGAAGGCTCTGTTACAGGAGATGATTTGGATTGCTATCCAGATTTTCTACATAAAATGACTGTTGTTGTTTTACAGAAACTTAACTCTGCTGAAAAAAAAGACAGCTATGAAACGGAGGATGAAAGTTCATGGGATAATGTTGAACTATGTGATTACACTGCACAGTCTATGGAGGATGAATCTTACAGTGATATTAATCAGGATCATGTAAACCTATTCCCTTTATTCAAAGGTAAAATGGAGGATCAAGAAGCTGGTGATAAATCCTCTCTTCATTATGAGCAGAATGATGGTTTTTATTTTGAGTATTATGAAGATGCAGAGAGTAGTAACTTTCTGCATGAATTACATGATCCTCAAAATTTAGAAAACGTAGGAACAGCATTGCCAAAGCATAACTCAGTTTTCCATTGGACTGATTTATCACTTGAGAAGAAGTCCTGTCCATACTGTCCAGCAACATTTGAAACAGGAGTTGGATTGTCTAATCATGTCCGTGGGCATCTTCACAGAGCTGGATTAAGCTATGAAGCCCGCCATGTTGTTTCACCGGAGCAGATAGCGACAAGTGACAAAATGCAGCATTTCAAAAGAACTGGAACAGGAACCCCTGTTAAACGAGTTAGAAAAG ctaTTGAGAAATCTGAAACTTCTTCTGAACACACATGCCAGCTCTGTGGAGGTTGGTTTGATACGAAAATTGGATTGTCTAATCATGTGCGAGGACACCTGAAAAGGCTTGGCAAAACCAAGTGGGATGCACACAAGTCTCCAATCTGCGTTCTAAATGAGATGAtgcaaaatgaagaaaaatatgaaaaaatccTAAAGGCATTGAACAGTCGCCGTATTATTCCCAGACCATTTGTCGCTCAGAAACTTGCTTCAAATGATGACTTTTTATCTCAAAATGTTATACCTCTTGAAGCATACCGTAATGGCCTAAAGACTGAAGATATTTCAGTGTCTGCATCCGAGGAAGAAGGTCTGAGTTTCCTAAATGAATGTGATGAAACAAAAACAGTACTAcatgatgaaaaaaaaaatcagtcacttACACTGATAgaacttctgaaaaataaaaggttAGGAGAAGAAAGGAATCCTGATATCTCTCCTCAAAAGATCCATAATCAAACTGCAAGGAAGAGGTTTGTTCAGAAATGTGTTCTTCCATTAAATGAAGACAGTCCATTGATGTATCAGCCGCAAAGAATGGACTTGACTATGCAGTCAG